One region of Gloeocapsopsis sp. IPPAS B-1203 genomic DNA includes:
- a CDS encoding SWIM zinc finger family protein produces MTNFSFQSSREWWSQRWLDLLDSYRFKKRLERARNYSRQGNVLRIQFEGAKVSARVQGTEVEPYQVLLFLEPFTDEQWQYVIETMSQRAIFAAKLLAGEMPPNIEEVFTLNGLSLFPFTLSEVRSKCSCPDKANPCKHIAAVYYQLGDRFSEDPFVLFQLRGRTKNQIIDALRELRSAHQIANPEPIALQSAPQTSLDANGTSFWHYREPLESNLVVIAPSTSSDVLEILGAIPLSNDLAENADNSSEVVMHYLIAVYQQVAQQAFLVAMNTEAS; encoded by the coding sequence ATGACCAACTTTAGCTTTCAATCTAGCCGCGAATGGTGGTCGCAACGTTGGCTGGATTTACTAGATTCTTACCGCTTTAAAAAACGTCTGGAAAGAGCGCGCAACTACTCGCGTCAGGGTAATGTTTTAAGGATTCAGTTTGAAGGGGCAAAGGTATCAGCCCGAGTACAAGGTACAGAAGTTGAGCCTTATCAAGTTTTGCTGTTTTTGGAACCCTTTACAGATGAGCAATGGCAGTATGTGATAGAAACAATGTCGCAACGAGCAATTTTTGCTGCCAAACTCCTAGCAGGAGAAATGCCACCTAACATTGAAGAAGTTTTCACGCTCAATGGGTTATCACTGTTTCCCTTTACGCTTTCTGAAGTCCGCAGCAAATGCTCTTGTCCTGATAAAGCAAATCCCTGCAAACATATCGCTGCAGTATATTATCAGTTGGGCGATCGCTTTAGCGAAGATCCATTTGTCTTGTTTCAGTTACGAGGACGCACTAAAAACCAAATCATTGATGCTTTGCGCGAATTGCGTAGTGCACATCAAATTGCGAATCCTGAGCCGATCGCACTTCAATCAGCCCCGCAAACATCACTAGACGCCAATGGTACATCGTTTTGGCACTATCGAGAACCGCTAGAATCGAACTTAGTTGTCATTGCTCCATCGACTAGCAGCGATGTCTTAGAAATATTAGGCGCAATTCCTTTGTCAAATGATCTTGCCGAAAATGCCGATAACTCTTCTGAAGTAGTGATGCATTATTTAATCGCTGTGTACCAGCAGGTTGCTCAGCAGGCTTTTTTGGTAGCAATGAATACTGAAGCAAGCTGA
- a CDS encoding VWA domain-containing protein → MSDILKLEDAVEFAENPEPRCPCVLLLDTSGSMHGEAIEALNEGLKVFRDELNRDSLAKKRVEVAIISFNFEVKVVQEFVTADQFEPPTLVAHGLTHMGSAIHQGLDLIQARKTEYRNNGIAYYRPWVFLITDGEPQGELESLVEQAAQRIRDDENSKRVAFFAVGVEGANMDRLSQIVVRAPLKLRGLNFQEMFIWLSASMQRVSQSKPDDQVALPPPGWGAV, encoded by the coding sequence ATGTCTGATATTTTGAAACTTGAAGATGCTGTAGAATTCGCCGAGAATCCAGAACCAAGATGTCCATGTGTCCTACTTCTAGACACTTCCGGTTCAATGCATGGCGAAGCCATAGAAGCTCTAAACGAAGGATTGAAAGTTTTTAGGGATGAGTTGAATCGCGACAGCCTTGCTAAGAAACGAGTTGAGGTTGCAATTATTTCATTCAATTTTGAAGTAAAAGTTGTTCAAGAATTTGTTACCGCCGATCAATTTGAGCCACCAACACTTGTTGCACATGGTTTAACTCACATGGGTTCAGCAATCCACCAAGGACTAGATCTCATTCAAGCTCGTAAAACTGAATATCGCAACAATGGTATTGCCTACTACCGTCCGTGGGTATTTTTGATTACAGATGGAGAGCCGCAAGGTGAGTTAGAAAGCCTTGTAGAACAAGCAGCCCAGCGAATTAGAGATGATGAAAACAGCAAGCGAGTAGCTTTTTTTGCTGTCGGTGTGGAAGGGGCTAACATGGATCGCCTAAGCCAAATTGTAGTGCGTGCACCACTGAAGTTAAGAGGACTAAACTTTCAGGAGATGTTTATCTGGCTATCAGCCAGTATGCAACGAGTTTCACAGTCAAAACCAGACGATCAAGTTGCACTACCCCCACCAGGCTGGGGTGCAGTTTAA
- a CDS encoding polysaccharide deacetylase family protein — protein MKLYQRILHVPLCCGFSQIYALSIPIPVAGLPSLVSPCHENSSAISYTNLVDPAIHLASWIHEPQILFSQLVQELGPLLVASLNSSPASEIHAKAKQARVPVMMYHDIVPHKEVFFDVTPQELASHLELIRVQKLTPISLAQLLTHLRTGIPLPEKPILLTFDDGYGGHYQYVYPLLKKYGYPATFSIYTSNLGKNTGRTHVNWEQLRQMAADPLVTIAAHTVTHPTDLRTLPQDQLQFEITESKRILETQLGISVDYFVYPAGKYNVQVANFVEQAGYKAALTMDDAVDRFAGESENLFAIARIGQSRLKEAIAAAWGGPQLPAWGVKFDFNSAIAINTTTLNQARLILITGGQPTTIHAKSRYQVPQILADTPAVAAVDGGFFSLKSLDSNVMIGPVLSHNSKFVPGNNSENRKLNGRPLILINSQVVKFVPFNSQQHNTLPGLNTALPHVTDAFVAAAWLVKDSQPQTASTFGSLFDFDAARHRAFWGINQAGQPAIGVSTTLIDSVSLGLALAHAGLRDAVMLDSGASTSLAYKGESLVSYIPRPVPHVVALVPPQIMNQNHCRVKSG, from the coding sequence ATGAAACTATACCAACGGATTCTCCATGTCCCTCTTTGCTGCGGTTTCAGTCAGATTTATGCGCTTAGTATACCAATACCCGTCGCTGGGCTACCTTCCCTCGTGTCGCCTTGTCATGAGAATTCCAGTGCGATATCATACACCAACTTGGTAGATCCGGCAATACATCTAGCAAGTTGGATACATGAACCACAAATTTTGTTTTCACAACTTGTGCAAGAGCTGGGACCTTTGCTTGTAGCCTCCTTGAATTCTAGCCCAGCATCAGAGATACACGCCAAAGCAAAGCAGGCACGAGTACCAGTGATGATGTATCACGATATTGTGCCACATAAAGAAGTCTTTTTTGATGTAACACCGCAGGAACTTGCCAGTCATCTCGAACTTATTCGAGTTCAAAAGCTGACTCCAATTAGTCTGGCTCAATTGCTAACTCATTTACGTACAGGAATACCGCTACCAGAAAAGCCAATTTTGTTGACATTTGATGATGGGTATGGAGGTCACTATCAATATGTCTACCCCTTACTCAAGAAATATGGTTATCCTGCTACTTTTTCAATTTATACATCTAATCTTGGTAAAAACACAGGGAGAACGCACGTTAACTGGGAGCAATTACGCCAGATGGCAGCTGATCCGTTAGTGACAATTGCGGCTCATACTGTAACGCATCCCACAGATTTAAGGACTTTACCCCAAGACCAATTGCAATTTGAAATTACTGAGTCGAAACGAATTCTAGAAACTCAATTGGGAATTTCGGTTGATTACTTTGTCTATCCTGCGGGTAAATACAATGTACAAGTAGCAAACTTTGTCGAACAGGCAGGGTATAAAGCAGCTTTAACAATGGATGATGCTGTGGATCGCTTTGCTGGAGAATCTGAGAATCTATTTGCGATCGCCCGCATCGGACAATCACGATTAAAAGAAGCGATCGCCGCCGCTTGGGGAGGACCTCAACTACCTGCTTGGGGTGTCAAATTTGACTTTAATAGTGCGATCGCTATCAATACAACCACACTCAACCAAGCCCGACTCATCCTGATTACTGGAGGACAACCAACTACAATTCATGCCAAAAGCCGCTACCAAGTCCCCCAAATTCTCGCAGATACCCCCGCAGTTGCTGCTGTTGATGGTGGTTTCTTCTCACTCAAATCGCTCGATTCCAATGTCATGATTGGACCTGTATTAAGCCACAATAGCAAATTTGTTCCTGGAAACAATAGCGAAAATCGCAAACTCAACGGACGTCCCCTGATACTGATTAATTCTCAAGTTGTCAAGTTTGTTCCTTTTAACTCGCAACAGCACAATACTCTTCCTGGATTGAACACTGCATTACCACATGTCACTGATGCGTTTGTTGCAGCAGCATGGCTCGTAAAAGACAGTCAACCCCAAACTGCGAGTACGTTTGGTAGTTTATTTGATTTTGACGCCGCCCGCCATCGAGCTTTTTGGGGTATCAATCAAGCAGGACAACCAGCAATCGGTGTGTCCACAACATTGATAGACTCAGTTTCTTTGGGTTTAGCACTCGCTCACGCTGGATTACGTGACGCCGTGATGCTTGACTCTGGGGCAAGTACCTCGCTTGCCTATAAAGGAGAATCTCTTGTCAGCTATATACCCCGCCCTGTACCTCATGTTGTGGCGCTGGTTCCTCCACAAATAATGAATCAAAACCACTGTAGAGTGAAGAGTGGTTAG
- a CDS encoding PCP reductase family protein produces MSDFEYIETLQWTPEAKAKLKNIPFFARTQAKARIEQLARAAGQEVVTIELVEQARVEFGQ; encoded by the coding sequence ATGAGTGACTTTGAATATATAGAAACTTTGCAATGGACACCTGAAGCCAAAGCCAAATTAAAAAATATCCCTTTTTTTGCCCGCACTCAAGCCAAAGCAAGAATTGAGCAATTAGCACGTGCTGCAGGGCAAGAAGTTGTCACAATTGAGTTAGTCGAGCAAGCAAGAGTAGAGTTTGGTCAGTAA